A stretch of Acropora palmata chromosome 9, jaAcrPala1.3, whole genome shotgun sequence DNA encodes these proteins:
- the LOC141892732 gene encoding trace amine-associated receptor 6-like, whose amino-acid sequence MANHSQQQNETLSFSLFSASECIALVTVYGIEAVAIVMLNALTIIVCLKERSLRKRSMYLVINQAVADMFVGASLIYVYLLRGHMCELWTINLFRQSVRPLLDVLWTVSPLASLINLGAISLERTHATFRPFKHRLVKKKIFGAAAAIVWIAAGAISTGIVSQMNFQRSFYEGIRIFLISYLSSFLFCLLTIIVSYSSMAIKIVYGTQPHHRSATNRGRKLTKTLFIVTVVSLLLTLPYIIVGFCGILELCTLIPFYLDLSFQFMFYANSLVNPVLYAVRMPEFKRALISFLP is encoded by the coding sequence ATGGCTAATCACTCTCAGCAACAAAACGAAACTTTAtctttctcgcttttttctgCATCTGAGTGCATTGCCTTGGTAACAGTATATGGCATAGAGGCTGTCGCTATAGTGATGTTGAATGCCCTTACAATCATTGTTTGCCTCAAAGAGCGAAGTCTTCGCAAGCGCAGCATGTACCTGGTGATCAATCAAGCAGTTGCTGATATGTTTGTTGGAGCCAGTTTGATCTATGTTTATCTGTTGCGGGGACACATGTGTGAACTTTGGACGATCAATCTTTTTAGACAGTCCGTAAGACCACTTCTCGATGTCTTATGGACTGTCTCGCCTTTAGCATCATTAATTAACCTAGGAGCTATTTCTTTGGAGCGAACGCACGCAACGTTTCGTCCCTTCAAGCATCGCCTcgtcaaaaagaaaatcttcgGAGCAGCTGCTGCTATTGTTTGGATTGCAGCTGGGGCAATTTCAACTGGCATTGTCTCACAAATGAACTTTCAACGTTCATTTTATGAAGGAATCCGCATCTTTCTTATCTCATACCTATCatctttcttgttttgccttttaacTATTATTGTTTCGTATTCGTCTATGGCTATAAAAATTGTCTATGGAACTCAACCTCACCACCGTAGTGCAACCAATAGAGGAAGAAAATTGACTAAGACCCTGTTCATTGTCACAGTTGTATCTTTACTGTTAACACTGCCATACATTATTGTCGGGTTTTGTGGAATACTTGAATTATGTACTTTAATACCTTTTTATTTAGATCTTTCTTTCCAATTTATGTTTTATGCAAACTCTCTTGTCAATCCAGTTCTTTATGCAGTTAGAATGCCAGAGTTTAAAAGAGCTctgatttcttttttgcccTGA